The following are encoded together in the Coffea arabica cultivar ET-39 chromosome 1c, Coffea Arabica ET-39 HiFi, whole genome shotgun sequence genome:
- the LOC113728093 gene encoding 17.4 kDa class I heat shock protein-like: protein MITLVMFILWTSLLSDYKYQSLNPPFSSTSNRKQYQFLPVQLILAFELSLLGHILHTTKMSLIPSFFGGRKTNVFDPFSLDIWDPFDGFFVTSPSVANWPSSARETAAVATARIDWKETPEAHVFKADVPGLKKEELKVEVEEGRILQISGERSKEQEEKNDKWHRSERRRGKFLRRFRLPENAKVEEVKASLEDGVLTVTVPKVEEKKPEVKSIEISA from the coding sequence ATGATTACACTAGTCATGTTCATACTCTGGACATCTCTTCTGTCTGACTATAAATATCAAAGCTTGAACCCTCCATTTTCATCAACCAGCAACAGAAAGCAATATCAGTTCCTTCCTGTGCAACTTATACTTGCGTTTGAATTAAGTCTTCTTGGTCATATACTGCATACAACAAAGATGTCCCTGATTCCAAGTTTCTTCGGAGGCCGAAAAACCAATGTGTTTGATCCCTTCTCCCTCGATATATGGGATCCATTTGACGGATTCTTCGTCACCTCTCCTAGTGTAGCCAATTGGCCTTCATCAGCTCGTGAAACCGCCGCCGTTGCCACTGCAAGGATTGACTGGAAAGAGACCCCAGAAGCCCATGTATTCAAGGCTGATGTTCCAGGGCTGAAAAAGGAGGAATTGAAAGTTGAGGTCGAAGAGGGAAGGATTCTCCAGATCAGCGGAGAGAGGAGCAAGGAGCAAGAGGAGAAGAACGACAAGTGGCACCGTTCGGAGAGACGCAGAGGCAAGTTCCTCCGCCGGTTCCGCTTACCGGAAAATGCTAAGGTGGAGGAGGTAAAAGCCAGCTTGGAAGATGGAGTTCTGACTGTGACCGTGCCTAAAGTGGAGGAGAAGAAGCCAGAGGTCAAGTCCATTGAGATCTCTGCTTGA